A genomic window from Sphingobacterium sp. BN32 includes:
- a CDS encoding glycogen synthase codes for MQVIHLSIECFPVAKVGGLADVVGSLPKYQRQLGVDAAVIMPYFDRKFTQDHDFESVSKGEFYQGSALLNYEVLRESKDTLGFPLYLIRIPGVLDREEVYCYPDEAEQWIAFQHALLHYLKTSGLKPDVLHCHDHHVGLIPFLIRYTNDYRSLADIRTVFTVHNGQYQGWMNWNKGILLPGFDTWKWGLLDWDGLINPLATAIKCCDAYTTVSEGYLEELFVDANGLQALFYDERGKSHGIVNGIDPAYWDPLSDQLIIENYGIAQVDEGKLANKKILCTQYGLDPALPLLSFIGRFATEKGADILADIIKDLLGGAEASVSIFILGSGDANIQNSIASLTQQFKGKLAVFFGYNEGLAHQVYAASDLLIMPSRVEPCGLNQLYALKYGTIPIVRKIGGLKDTVIDVEDSGYGFVFGDVDAAEAAATVRRALTYISDEKQFDEIRANAMELDFSWHKSAQKYIDLYNQLLR; via the coding sequence ATGCAAGTTATTCATTTAAGTATAGAATGTTTTCCTGTTGCCAAAGTCGGTGGCCTAGCGGATGTGGTGGGCTCTTTGCCCAAATATCAACGTCAGTTGGGTGTGGATGCCGCTGTTATAATGCCTTATTTCGACCGGAAATTTACGCAAGATCATGATTTCGAATCGGTCAGCAAAGGAGAGTTTTATCAGGGTTCGGCTTTACTGAATTATGAGGTGCTTCGCGAAAGCAAGGATACATTGGGATTTCCACTTTATCTGATTCGTATTCCCGGTGTATTGGACCGGGAGGAGGTTTATTGTTACCCGGATGAAGCGGAGCAATGGATCGCTTTTCAGCACGCACTATTGCATTATTTGAAAACGAGCGGACTTAAACCGGATGTATTGCATTGTCATGACCATCATGTAGGGCTGATTCCGTTTTTGATCCGCTACACAAATGACTATCGATCTTTGGCAGATATTCGCACTGTTTTTACGGTTCACAACGGACAGTATCAGGGTTGGATGAATTGGAACAAGGGCATTTTGCTTCCAGGATTTGACACCTGGAAATGGGGGCTTTTGGACTGGGATGGATTGATCAACCCATTGGCAACAGCTATTAAGTGCTGTGATGCCTATACTACTGTTTCTGAAGGCTATTTAGAGGAACTCTTTGTAGATGCGAACGGCTTACAAGCCTTGTTTTATGACGAACGGGGGAAATCCCATGGTATTGTCAATGGCATCGACCCTGCTTATTGGGATCCGCTCAGCGATCAGCTTATTATTGAAAATTATGGTATTGCTCAGGTGGATGAGGGCAAATTGGCGAATAAGAAAATCCTATGTACGCAGTACGGATTGGATCCTGCCTTGCCTCTGTTAAGCTTTATCGGGCGATTCGCAACTGAGAAAGGGGCTGATATTTTGGCAGACATTATTAAAGATCTGTTGGGTGGGGCGGAGGCTTCGGTCAGCATCTTTATATTGGGATCTGGCGATGCGAACATACAAAATAGCATTGCGTCATTGACGCAGCAATTCAAAGGTAAGTTAGCCGTATTCTTTGGCTATAACGAAGGTTTGGCCCATCAGGTCTATGCCGCGTCGGATCTCCTGATTATGCCATCGCGTGTGGAGCCATGTGGTTTGAATCAGCTTTATGCATTAAAATATGGAACCATTCCTATTGTACGTAAAATCGGAGGATTAAAAGATACCGTTATTGATGTAGAAGATTCGGGCTATGGTTTTGTATTTGGGGATGTCGATGCTGCCGAGGCTGCGGCGACGGTTCGAAGAGCTTTAACCTATATTTCTGACGAGAAGCAATTTGATGAAATTCGGGCAAATGCCATGGAACTGGATTTTTCCTGGCATAAGTCTGCTCAAAAATATATTGATTTATATAACC
- the glgB gene encoding 1,4-alpha-glucan branching protein GlgB: MTEAVQVHSLLSDFDVSLFRSGRHYKLYEKFGSHELRINAVDGVYFAVWAPNAKEVSVIGNFNGWNPHSHLLHVRWDSSGIWEGFIPKLQNGEVYKYHILTNQGERLEKADPFALHTEIPPGTASIVSTTWYAWTDSEWMFNRRETNALDRPYSVYEMHLGSWMRDPKHPDRFLSYKEIAERLIPYLLETGFTHVEFMPVMEHPYYPSWGYQITGYFAASSRYGSPQELMGLIDALHQANIGVLLDWVPSHFPGDAHGLYRFDGTHLFEHEDPKKGFHPDWQSYIFNYGRNEVKSFLISNAFFWLDRYHVDGLRVDAVASMLYLDYSRKEGEWIPNEFGGNENLEAVTFLKELNEAVYKYFPNTQTIAEESTSWPGVSRATFQNGLGFGMKWMMGWMHDTLAYFQEDPINRSYHHDKMTFAGMYTFTENFMLPLSHDEVVYGKQSLIYKMPGDEWQKFANLRSLYLYMFTYSGSKLLFMGGEFGQTSEWNVNQSLDWHLLQFKPHAGMKKFVSDLNAVYRNYPALYEKAFSPEGFSWIEMADHTNSLFVYTRKGHDEENDLLIVLNLTPVVRRNFRVGATHGGTWELVLNSDETKYNGSGVSVKKKVATDAVFWMNQKQSIVLDIPPLAGLIFKRVL, encoded by the coding sequence ATGACTGAAGCGGTTCAAGTACATAGCTTACTGTCGGATTTTGATGTATCATTATTTCGGTCAGGAAGGCATTATAAGCTTTATGAAAAATTCGGGTCCCATGAGCTAAGGATAAATGCTGTCGATGGGGTTTACTTTGCCGTTTGGGCACCGAATGCAAAAGAGGTTTCCGTAATAGGGAACTTTAATGGCTGGAATCCGCATTCACACCTACTGCACGTACGTTGGGACAGCAGTGGTATTTGGGAAGGCTTTATTCCCAAGCTGCAGAATGGAGAGGTTTATAAATACCATATCTTAACGAATCAGGGCGAACGTTTGGAAAAGGCAGATCCCTTTGCTTTGCATACGGAGATTCCGCCGGGTACAGCATCCATTGTATCGACCACTTGGTACGCTTGGACAGACTCGGAATGGATGTTTAACCGTCGCGAAACGAATGCGTTAGACCGTCCTTATTCCGTCTATGAAATGCACTTAGGTTCTTGGATGCGAGATCCGAAACATCCGGATCGTTTCCTAAGTTATAAAGAAATAGCGGAGCGTTTAATTCCTTATCTTTTAGAAACAGGCTTTACACATGTAGAATTTATGCCTGTGATGGAGCACCCTTATTACCCATCTTGGGGATACCAGATTACAGGTTATTTTGCTGCCAGCTCGCGCTATGGCAGTCCGCAGGAATTGATGGGACTTATTGATGCGCTGCATCAGGCGAATATTGGGGTGTTGCTCGATTGGGTGCCATCTCACTTTCCCGGGGATGCACATGGTCTGTATCGATTTGATGGGACGCATCTTTTTGAGCATGAGGATCCAAAGAAGGGATTTCATCCGGATTGGCAGTCTTACATCTTCAATTATGGGCGCAACGAAGTGAAATCGTTTTTGATTAGCAATGCTTTCTTTTGGCTAGATCGCTATCATGTTGATGGGCTTCGCGTCGATGCCGTTGCATCTATGCTATATTTGGATTATTCTAGAAAAGAAGGGGAGTGGATTCCAAACGAGTTTGGAGGCAACGAAAATTTAGAGGCTGTCACTTTTCTGAAAGAATTGAATGAGGCCGTTTACAAATACTTTCCCAATACGCAGACCATAGCGGAGGAATCGACTTCCTGGCCGGGCGTCAGTCGGGCAACTTTCCAAAACGGTTTAGGCTTTGGTATGAAATGGATGATGGGTTGGATGCACGATACCTTGGCTTATTTTCAGGAAGATCCGATCAACAGATCTTACCATCATGATAAGATGACTTTTGCCGGGATGTACACTTTTACAGAAAATTTTATGCTGCCACTCTCACACGATGAAGTTGTGTATGGTAAGCAATCTTTAATCTATAAAATGCCTGGTGATGAGTGGCAAAAGTTTGCTAACTTAAGATCACTTTATCTCTATATGTTTACTTATAGTGGCAGCAAATTGCTGTTTATGGGTGGCGAATTTGGGCAGACCTCGGAATGGAATGTAAACCAATCTTTAGATTGGCATTTATTACAATTCAAACCACATGCGGGCATGAAGAAATTTGTGTCCGACCTCAATGCGGTGTATAGGAATTACCCTGCTTTGTATGAGAAAGCTTTCAGTCCGGAGGGCTTTTCATGGATTGAGATGGCCGATCATACGAACAGTCTTTTTGTATATACCCGAAAGGGGCATGATGAAGAAAATGATTTGTTAATCGTCTTGAATCTAACGCCGGTTGTGCGACGTAATTTTCGCGTAGGAGCAACACATGGGGGCACTTGGGAGTTAGTATTGAATTCTGACGAGACAAAGTATAATGGCAGTGGCGTTTCTGTCAAGAAGAAAGTCGCCACGGATGCTGTTTTTTGGATGAACCAAAAACAGTCTATTGTGTTAGACATTCCGCCTTTAGCGGGATTAATTTTTAAACGCGTTTTATAG